CGTCTTTCAAATGCACCAAGAGATTATATGGTTTAAGGTACGAAGTCGTCTTTCAAATGCACCAAGAGATTATATGGTTTAAGGTacgaaaataacaaaaaatggaaagatactcAAATACTAAGGCCAACTTTGCTCGACCGATGGATCTTGCAGTCAAGCTCCCTTCTGCCTTTGTACTCAAGGGCCAATCTCCGTCTAGCCCAAGGAAACCTTTGCACGCCTCCGTTACCTTTTGGGAGACCTACGCCCCATAGAAACTGTCTACTTGAGACTGTCCCTTGGCCCATAGGTCCTGACACAAGGTTAGAATTCTAGCTCTCCCAGAGTGGTATCTCACTAATGGCTCGAACCCCCCTACCCCCGAAAGGAAGCCTTCTTCGCTCTCCACCTAAGCTGCGCAGGAAAGGCTCAAAACCAATCCCAGGAAACAACAGACCCAAACAAGGCCTAAAAATCTCAACTAGGATATtgttagaaaatatatgacCTTTGATCAAAGAAGTGGTTTATGAATGAACAAAGGTCATATCATCCTATTAGATAATAATTAGATATTGAagtatttaaattgaattttttatttattttttattatatattttatcaaaatgaTGACGAAATTTACGTATGTTTTGAAGGAAGTAGAGAATATAGTAGAGCGTACGatgaaaataaggaaaaggACGCAAATACCAAGAGAATTATTCACTCAACAACACAAAGAACTTGTGAAAGAAGCAGAAAAGTGGGTGAAGAGTACAGCCAATTCATGCATGCTAGTAGCAACCTTGATAGCCACCGTAGTTTTTGCTGCAGCCTTCACCGTACCCGGCGGCAACGACGAAAACAATGGCTCGCCCATGTTTCTCAACCACAAATGGTTCACAGTGTTCGTCGTCTCAGATGCAATAGCCTTGATCTCATCTTCGACTTCGATTCTACTGTTTTTGTCGATCTTGACGTCGCGGTATGCGGAATCAGATTTTCTGTTTTGGTTGCCATTGGAGTTGGTTCTTGGTCTTGGCTCCCTCTTCGTTTCTGTGCTGGGAATGGTGCTGGCTTTCAGTGCCTGCTTCTTCCTGCATTATGGAAGACATATTTCATGGATTCCATTGCTGATTACTGGGATGGCTATTGTTCCTATTTATTGGTTTTGTGTGTTGCAATGGAAGCTTTGGGCTGATGGCTTAGCAGCATTGCATGCTAGTGGGATGTCATATTTATTGAAAGATAGGCAGAACaaatggttttgatttttatcattattgtATTGaaaaatgttcatgatatgtaacATTTATTGACGTTCTTAATTGTTTTAGCCACGAAATAAATTAATNaaaaaaaaaaaaaaaaaaaaaaaaaaaaaaaaaaaaaaaaaaaaaaaagctacacaagaaataaaatgaaatgaaaaagtgGACGGgtattgttttgttcttaacTTGGCGCCCTTGCTTCCCTTTAAAGAAGCTCAACCGCAACGCTTTTCAGTCTTAGGCGAATCATTAAATTCTTTCTGTACCGCCCTCTCTCGAAGCAGTATTTCCCTCAACTGCATATCCAGGCACTTTTGTTTTCTCCAATCTATACAAGGGGGTGGTAATGAATAGACATCTCCCGCCAGCTGTCTTCTCTTCCTATCACTGAACTTCATTCGAGAGATCTGATCTCATCGGATCTCACCAGGGCGGGCGAAAGGGAAGGTTTCTTGGATTCGCATCTACGTGTATTCTCTTGTAGGTATGATGTTTTGACCCCCTTATTTCCGCTAGTCTTGAGTGTGGGGACGGGGCAGGGGCTTCCTCTGCCATCACCATCCGACCTATCTAGTGAGTTCTCGTGGAGTGGATCGTGGATCGATAATTATTATGGCAACCTAGATGAGGCATCATCTTCCCTACCTAACCTGGCTGCACCACATGCAGCTCAGCAAAATGTAGAGGGTGAGGGGAGTTCCTCTTCGTGATCTCCTCAAAGGTCTCTTTATGTCAAAGATCTATGGCAAAACTTCAATATTGCTAAAATATGCTTTCAGTTTTGGAAAACTTTCGAACTTATAATCAACCAGTTATTTACGGAAGGAAGAGAATTTCTACTTAGATGATagtgttaaaatattaatgaaaagttTTAAAGTGATAGtgcaaaaaaatttgaaagaataagAGTGTTTCACGTGgaaagttcattttttatgtttttgttttttatataattttgtgttCTTAGTTCAACAATATGCGATGCTGGAAGATTGAATCATCCATCTTAAGAagataattaatgttttatctACAAAAGTATGGTTAGAAGAgccatacatatatatacacaacaaGAAATAATGGTTACAATAGCTTATGAAAAACGCTATCAtagactttttatagcgtttttttATACGTCGTAATAGTTCATATCATTAAAAATCCAGAACATTTTATGGCATGAACTTTTATTTTGATCAATGT
This genomic interval from Cucurbita pepo subsp. pepo cultivar mu-cu-16 chromosome LG20, ASM280686v2, whole genome shotgun sequence contains the following:
- the LOC111783502 gene encoding ankyrin repeat-containing protein NPR4-like, translating into MKIRKRTQIPRELFTQQHKELVKEAEKWVKSTANSCMLVATLIATVVFAAAFTVPGGNDENNGSPMFLNHKWFTVFVVSDAIALISSSTSILLFLSILTSRYAESDFLFWLPLELVLGLGSLFVSVLGMVLAFSACFFLHYGRHISWIPLLITGMAIVPIYWFCVLQWKLWADGLAALHASGMSYLLKDRQNKWF